From Paenibacillus graminis, a single genomic window includes:
- a CDS encoding class I SAM-dependent methyltransferase — protein MSQHYYSQQPDARHDRRTIVTVLRGKSLRFTSDAGVFSKGDIDYGSRVLIEAMEIPEGSAVLDVGCGYGPIGISAAYLVPKGHVTMIDINSRAVELARENARNNGTVNVTVMESDVLSAVKGQKFDVIVTNPPIRAGKAVVHQIFEEAYAHLNEGGTLWVVIQKKQGAPSAAAKLESLFGDVEEVGKDKGYRIIKAQK, from the coding sequence ATGTCGCAGCATTATTACTCACAGCAGCCGGATGCACGTCATGACAGACGTACCATTGTGACGGTTCTGAGAGGAAAAAGCCTCCGTTTTACCAGCGACGCCGGTGTGTTCTCTAAGGGAGACATTGATTACGGCAGCCGTGTACTGATTGAAGCTATGGAGATTCCGGAAGGATCGGCTGTGCTTGATGTGGGTTGCGGATATGGCCCCATTGGGATTAGTGCAGCTTACCTGGTGCCCAAGGGACATGTCACGATGATTGATATCAACAGCCGGGCGGTAGAGCTTGCCCGCGAGAACGCCAGAAACAATGGTACTGTCAACGTTACTGTTATGGAGAGTGATGTGCTCTCTGCAGTGAAGGGACAGAAGTTTGATGTGATTGTAACTAACCCTCCGATCCGTGCCGGCAAGGCAGTCGTGCATCAGATTTTTGAAGAGGCTTACGCCCATTTGAATGAAGGCGGAACGCTATGGGTGGTTATTCAGAAGAAACAGGGAGCGCCATCGGCGGCAGCTAAGCTTGAGAGTTTGTTTGGGGATGTAGAAGAAGTGGGCAAAGATAAGGGCTATCGAATTATTAAAGCTCAGAAATAA
- the rplL gene encoding 50S ribosomal protein L7/L12: MSKETILEEIKGMSVLELNDLVKAIEEEFGVTAAAPVAMGGGAAVAVEAEQSEFDVILTGAGASKINVIKIVREITGLGLKEAKDLVDNAPKPIKEKVSKEDAEAVKAKLEEAGAAVEVK, from the coding sequence ATGAGTAAAGAAACAATTTTGGAAGAAATTAAAGGCATGAGCGTATTGGAACTGAACGACCTGGTTAAAGCAATCGAAGAAGAGTTCGGCGTAACTGCTGCAGCTCCAGTAGCAATGGGCGGAGGCGCTGCAGTTGCTGTAGAAGCAGAGCAATCCGAATTCGACGTAATTTTGACAGGCGCTGGCGCTTCCAAAATCAACGTTATCAAAATCGTTCGCGAAATCACAGGCCTGGGCTTGAAAGAAGCTAAAGACCTCGTAGACAACGCTCCAAAACCAATCAAAGAAAAAGTAAGCAAAGAAGATGCAGAAGCTGTGAAAGCGAAATTGGAAGAAGCAGGCGCAGCTGTAGAAGTGAAGTAA
- the rplJ gene encoding 50S ribosomal protein L10: protein MANAKVIQAKQDAVDVVTGKLQNSVSTVVADYRGLNVSQVTELRKQLREAGVDFQVLKNTLVRRATAAAELTELDAVLTGPTAVAFSETDAVVAAKILNDFAKKNDALKLKGGVVEGRVIDADQLKALAELPSREGLLSMLLSVLQAPMRNFALAVKAVAEKEEQSA from the coding sequence TTGGCAAATGCAAAAGTAATCCAAGCTAAACAGGATGCGGTTGATGTTGTAACTGGCAAACTGCAGAACAGTGTTTCTACTGTTGTTGCGGACTACCGCGGATTGAATGTATCCCAAGTGACTGAACTGCGCAAGCAGCTTCGTGAAGCTGGGGTTGATTTTCAAGTCCTGAAGAACACATTGGTTCGTCGCGCAACAGCTGCGGCTGAACTGACTGAACTCGATGCGGTTCTGACTGGTCCTACAGCGGTCGCTTTCAGCGAAACAGACGCAGTAGTAGCAGCCAAGATTCTGAACGATTTCGCTAAAAAGAACGATGCTCTGAAACTTAAGGGTGGCGTTGTAGAAGGCCGTGTCATCGATGCGGACCAACTGAAAGCACTGGCTGAGCTTCCTTCCCGCGAAGGTTTGCTGTCCATGCTGCTTAGCGTGCTTCAAGCTCCAATGCGCAACTTCGCGCTTGCAGTTAAAGCTGTCGCTGAGAAGGAAGAACAAAGCGCGTAA
- the rplA gene encoding 50S ribosomal protein L1, translated as MAKHGKKYQESAKLINSEATYEPSEAVELVKKAATAKFDETVEAAVRLGVDPRKQDQAVRGVVVLPHGTGKTQRVLVFAKGEKAKEAEAAGADYVGDQDMINKIQQGWFEFDVCVATPDMMSEVGKLGRLLGGKGLMPNPKAGTVTFDVTKAVQEIKAGKIEYRLDKAGQIHAPIGKVSFNAEQLNDNLKALIDALNRAKPAAAKGVYLKGIAVSSTMGPSARVNTTAFR; from the coding sequence CAACTTACGAGCCTTCAGAAGCTGTAGAGCTTGTGAAAAAGGCAGCAACTGCCAAATTTGACGAAACCGTTGAAGCAGCAGTTCGTCTGGGTGTAGACCCGCGTAAACAAGATCAGGCTGTTCGTGGTGTTGTCGTCCTGCCTCACGGCACAGGTAAAACACAACGCGTGCTTGTATTTGCAAAAGGTGAAAAAGCGAAAGAGGCAGAAGCTGCTGGCGCGGATTATGTAGGCGATCAGGATATGATCAACAAAATCCAACAGGGCTGGTTTGAATTCGATGTCTGCGTAGCTACACCTGATATGATGAGCGAAGTCGGTAAACTTGGCCGTCTGCTTGGTGGTAAAGGCCTCATGCCTAACCCTAAAGCCGGTACAGTTACTTTCGACGTTACCAAGGCTGTTCAAGAAATTAAAGCCGGTAAAATCGAATACCGTCTCGATAAAGCAGGCCAAATTCACGCGCCAATCGGCAAAGTGTCTTTTAATGCTGAACAATTGAACGATAATCTTAAAGCTCTGATCGACGCTCTTAACCGTGCGAAACCAGCAGCTGCCAAAGGTGTGTACCTGAAAGGCATCGCAGTTTCGTCTACTATGGGACCAAGCGCTCGTGTGAATACTACTGCTTTCAGATAA